One Xiphophorus hellerii strain 12219 chromosome 1, Xiphophorus_hellerii-4.1, whole genome shotgun sequence DNA segment encodes these proteins:
- the LOC116729000 gene encoding protein ILRUN-like: MRTRPWFGVCYDKSRPRCKLVSQPPVSAPGLSVMEGMDLDLDQELMQKFSCMGTTDKDILISEFQRLLGFQLNPAGCAFFLDMTNWNLQAAIGAYYDFESPNFSAPCMSFVKDVTIGEGESVPPDTPFTKTWRIQNTGPESWPPGVSLKYVGGDQFGHVNMVMVRSLDPQEMTDVSVQMHSPVSPGMYQGQWRMCTATGLYYGDVIWVILSVEVGGLLGVTQQLSSFQAEFNTQPHRSLEGDYNPFASPQKSKCPNSNNNHVHSDSSSSVTEEHLQGSPHPLQQGQNGLSHGSVDIVANRLQSSLSVVPCNQIQEPSPFGHS, translated from the exons ATGCGCACTCGGCCCTGGTTTGGAGTTTGTTATGACAAGTCGAGGCCTCGGTGTAAATTAGTATCGCAGCCCCCTGTCTCTGCCCCGGGCTTATCCGTCATGGAGGGcatggacctggacctggaccaggAGCTCATGCAGAAATTCAGCTGCATGGGAACAACagacaaagacattttaatatcGGAATTTCAGAGGCTCCTGGGGTTTCAGCTGAATCCCGCCGGATGCGCCTTCTTCTTGGACATGACCAACTG GAATTTGCAGGCTGCCATAGGAGCTTACTATGACTTTGAAAGCCCAAACTTCAGTGCACCTTGCATGTCCTTTGTGAAGGATGTGACGATTGGTGAGGGTGAATCCGTTCCACCTGACACACCATTCACAAAAACCTGGAGGATACAGAATACTG GTCCAGAGTCATGGCCTCCTGGGGTTTCTCTGAAGTATGTGGGAGGTGATCAGTTTGGCCATGTGAACATGGTGATGGTGCGCTCTCTAGATCCCCAGGAAATGACTGATGTCAGTGTGCAGATGCACAGCCCCGTTTCTCCTGGCATGTACCAGGGTCAGTGGAGAATGTGCACAGCTACAGGACTTTACTATGGAG ATGTCATTTGGGTGATTCTGAGCGTAGAAGTCGGAGGCCTCCTCGGAGTCACGCAGCAACTTTCCTCTTTCCAAGCTGAGTTCAACACCCAGCCTCACCGCAGCCTGGAAGGAGACTACAACCCGTTTGCCTCGCCACAGAAGAGCAAGTGCCCCAACAGTAACAACAACCACGTCCACAGTGACAGCAGCAGTAGTGTCACAGAGGAACATTTGCAGGGAAGCCCACACCCGCTGCAGCAAGGCCAGAATGGACTTTCACACGGCTCTGTGGATATAGTAGCAAACCGTCTACAAAGCAGTCTATCAGTAGTTCCGTGTAACCAG ATACAAGAGCCCTCTCCTTTTGGGCACTCTTAA